A genomic region of Rhipicephalus sanguineus isolate Rsan-2018 chromosome 1, BIME_Rsan_1.4, whole genome shotgun sequence contains the following coding sequences:
- the LOC125757433 gene encoding uncharacterized protein LOC125757433 gives MDRMGTRAGEPQLLPPAALPTYTGYDDPKSVADFLEEMDRYVRATGASEAHVMARILPLALRDAAGRWWRLQTPFTTWAEIEQRFREEFLPPGYELRVQRELELRTQHPDESLLEYVRTMQELHRRAAPTASERDQVARVIRQSHLRFRPFLYGRTFETLEHLAREASGVQDALLTDSTYVPPPAPQSALEPSLAWRAPVASPSCDLTSPGTFTAISSRALDPFAHEQTPAITDLAQYFYRNAQVL, from the exons ATGGACCGCATGGGCACTCGGGCCGGCGAACCACAGCTCCTACCTCCGGCCGCGCTACCGACGTACACGGGTTACGACGACCCGAAATCAGTGGCTGACTTCCTAGAGGAAATGGACAGGTATGTCAGAGCGACCGGTGCCTCGGAAGCGCACGTGATGGCTCGAATCCTGCCGTTGGCCTTACGGGATGCCGCAGGACGGTGGTGGAGGCTACAAACGCCTTTCACCACTTGGGCAGAAATTGAACAAcgcttccgagaggaatttctgccccctgggtacgagctgcgagtccagcgtgagctcgaactaagaacccagcatccggacgaaagtttgctcgagtacgtccggacgaTGCAGGAACTGCATCGCCGAGCAGCACCGACTGCCTCGGAAAGGGACCAAGTAGCTCGGGTCATTCGACAGAGTCATCTCAGATTCAGGCCATTTCTTTATGGGCGCACATTCGAAACCCTTGAGCACCTCGCACGGGAGGCAAGCGGTGTACAAGACGCCCTGTTAACTGACAGCACTTACGTGCCACCGCCAGCGccgcaatctgctcttgagccgTCACTGGCTTGGCGCGCCCCCGTAGCCAGTCCCTCATGCGACCTCACGAGCCCAGGCACATTCACGGCTATCTCCTCCCGCGCCCTGGACCCCTTCGCACATGA ACAGACGCCAGCGATTACGGACTTGGCGCAGTACTTCTACAGGAATGCGCAGGTGCTTTGA